The genomic region gtaggagttgttccacatgtagttgtatttttgatgtatttgtgaggagggaggtgatctccacgtcttactcctctgcaaTCTTGAAGGTCCCCTCAGCAAGTAATAATCTCCTTTAGATTATATTGGTCATCGTAGGGAAATCTCAAAATCGATTGTATAAAACAATATTATTCTATAGCTCTTGATATCTCAAACTTTAGGATGTAATTTTCACAGGTTGTGAATCCGCAAATCAATTTCCTGTCTTTGGTTGACATTATTCATTAGTATTTTATGTGTATTATGTTAGCTAcattttaggaaattttaatGATGGTAGAATACTTTTTCTGCGTATTAGCTCTTTCACTcatgtatttgttcattcatttgccttatatttatttttgttatgttcTAAGTGCTTCATTGGATAGTGGGAATATAGTAGTAGATAAGTCAAAGGCCATCCTTACTCTCTCAGAATTTTCAGTCTGGTAGTAAAAAGTATCTAGTAATTTGGGGAAAGTTTGTTGAATATTAGGATGAGATGACATATGCTCAGAGAGTGTGTTATAAGAGGAACTATACTGGTCTGTGGAGTCAGGGAAGACTTTCTGGAAAAGCTGTGGATGAGCTGTGATGTGCTGAATGACTAGGGTTTAGAGAAAGTCTAAATGTTTGACAAAGAGAAAGGGTTTGACCAAATCTGTCAAAGACATGGATCCGACCAACTAAGTCACACTTGGAAAAAAAACTGAGCTATTCCTTTTGTTTACTAGGCTGAGATATATACCACTTCATTCTTCTACCCCAATATGGTTCAACTATGGAAGAAAAACACATTGCTTAAAATGTAAATGGACCTtatgatatataatttttattttaatacaaatattattttaaaaaaaagaatatctgttGATTATATTCTAGAAATGCTCCataataaatagtttttattaatAGATCATTTAATTAACAAATTTATACATTCAACATGGTTATGCCATTTTATAAACATACCATCATTATATTCCATTAAATTACAATAGGCTCAGAGACAGTCAAGTATCATCCTGTAGCCTCACATGAGGTTTCAGGACAGTAACTTCCTCCGACGAGAAGTTCATCTAATAAATGGTCACGGAACTTGACTATTCATGGAGacctaaggcaaaggaaaggcttcagaggggaggaaaagaaggaaggaaagaaactatATATGAGGGAACTTCTGCAAACATCATAGAAGCTCACAATTCCATTGTCATAATCCAGAAACACTCCAATCCCACCCAGAGGCCTTTGCACATACTGAATTAAGGGTGGGGAGTTCGTGGACAGAATATAATGATTGTTCACTTTCATAGAAAATAGCAAAAATGCTTCTTCAGAATCAATACTGATAACAGTATTGCTTGGCAAGATATCTTTACAGACTCCCAGAATCCAGTTCGAGGAGTGTGTCACATCCACCTCCCAGTAATGCCTCCCGGAGGTGAAGACCACAGCTCCCCAGGCCACAAAACTCTCTGCACCCTGGGGCTCTCTGGAAACGCCATGATGGTCATCTCCGTATATCACAGTTGTATCATCCTCAGAAAGGCTCACATTGTGAATGGTCGTTTTCTGACTCAGAACGTTATCCACTGCAGAAAGAGCAAAAATGTGGTCAACAAGTGGGATTTCCATGGCCTGAGAGGCAGAGGCTCTCTACCCAATGAGTCTTTTCATTTTCCCTCCTCCAAGGAAATACAAAACGAAGACAAAAGGGAGCTCAGACTGGCTCTTCTATGAAGAACAAGAGTTATAACTATCTCTACAGCACATAGAAACACCTCAAatcatatagaaaaagaaaaaaacatacagACATATCATGAACTCTGTGAAGTCTGATTTAATGTCAAATTCTTGATAGTTTATTTCAGgacacataaaattttatttttttctttactttagaaaacttttcTTGTGTCTTTTGTCTTTAACACTGTTTAATATATAGAGAGCACTTTGATATTATGCAGGTATTTGTTGGGCTAGAGTCTCTACCTAGCAAGTTTTCAAAGCAAAAATGTTGATAGAAATCCATCAATGAATAGTTTGGAAGTTTCTAAAAGCATGTTATGACTAACCATGTTCACATATCCCTCacctttcaattattttgagattGATCTAACAGCATTACAATGATTCTGCCTAAGCCAATTGTAGTCTATTTTGTCAAAAGTTAGTAATtatagaaataagaaatattcTTTGTATAATGCATGATAAACACAATTGTAATATAGAACAAATTAAAACCAGCAATGCCATATATAACCTTTCAAGAGTGAAATAAACTGAATAAACATACAACATTAACTGCTACTCTGAGAactaaatattctatttctttataaCTAGCTGATCAAGCCAGTTGCTCTCTTCTTGCTCTGCCTATTTCAGATGTAACTAAAAATATGTATCTTGCTTTGCATTTGCAGTAAAATATAGGTTGCAAAGTTCAGCCTTGTTCTTTGTAGCATGACTGTATTGGCAGAAAAGCTATAACAACTTTGGAAAGTCATGTACTAACTTcatgtcagaaaaaataaaatcaaagaagccTCCTTCCCAAGAACCACCAAAGAAATGGAGGCCTGATCACCAAAGCGCTGACTCTTACCTCTGAAGTTGTTCAGCATGTCTAGGATTCCAGTGACAGGCCAGGAAGTGAGCTCTGGGTTCACTGGCTGAGGCTTTTGCATCTGTACCAAATCAGTCCTGTAAAAAAATGATATCAGTTACACTTCAGGGCTGAAGGTTAATCACACAACCATTACAAAAGAagccatttttaaatttagtttattatatttttttattggagtagagttgctttacaatattgtgttagtttctgctgtacagcaaagtgaatcagctatatgtatatatatatcccctcttttttggatttccttcccatttaggtcaccacacagcattgagtagagttccctgtgctatacagtcggttctcattagctatctattttatacatagtagcatatacatgtcaatcctaatcttcaAAAGAAGCCGTTTTTAATCCAAGATATTTCATCAGAATTCTCCCATTTTTGGTTAATTGGGCATTCATTATATTCTACAATCTTGggataaaaaaatatgttaccttacttttttgcaaaatataaattatatcaaaTTTCAAATGCCCCATTCATTTTAGTCATTattctatttctagaaattttgaGGTTTGTTTACCTGCTCTATTCCATCTCAGGTGATGCAAAGATCCTGGGCATTTTACAGAGAGCACAAATTCAGGCAAAGCTTTTGTACTTCAGTCAGCAAGTAGTCACCAAAAGGAAGAGTACACTGAGCCAGACAGCTTTGCTCTTGTCAGCCCAGCAAGGGAATCCAGTTCCAGCCTGGCTGCCCTTGTCCTGAAAGTCTAACTTCCCAGTGTGCACCAGGAAGCCATTCCCTCGGAGGTCCAGCCTACAAGGGGGCTTTCAGTGATGGAACAGGTTGAGTCACTGCTACTTCTAGGAACAAAATCACAGCCCTTCTTCCCACTCTTAGGGAATCTACCTCTTTCCAGTATTATTCACCTTCCAACTCACTCAGGTAGGTTCTTCCTGTATTACAGCTTAGAAAATTTCATTCAGTACGTTTTATTGTGGTAAGGCTAGAGAGGTGGAACAAAGTCCAGAATGTCAGAAGCCTTTTAGGTATATTTGAAATCAACCAAATGAGCAGGAAACTTCTGAGACCAAGGAGTAGAAGGCCTTCAGAactcttttgaaataaaatagaaaacagccACAAAAACAATGTTAATAGCTCAAAAAATGTACAGTCCATCTGCCATTTCCTAGGATTCCACACCTGTGGATTCAATCGTGATTTGAAACTGTGAAATCTGaatggaaaatattcagaaaaaaaatcaggaaatttcaaaaagtaaaacttgaaaatGCCACACAccaggcaactatttacatagcatttaattTACATCATAATAGGTGTTAGAAGtagtctagagatgatttaaaggatACCAGAAAATGTTTGTAAGTTATTTGTACATACTATGTCATTTTGTATAAGGGATTGTACATCCTCAGATTTAGGTATGGGGGAGGGCCTGGAACCAAATCCTCATGGTACTAAGGGATGACTGTACATTTACttcatcaaaaagacagaaaCATTCTCAGAAATCAGAAATCTTTAGTGTAAACTCACCTTTCCAATACATTGCCCAAGtcctgcaaggaaaaaaaaaaagatgatgttaATCATCAGAGTTCTGTCCTTTTGCATCTTCTTTAGTATTCTTGTTTGTTCCTTTCATTAAAGTATTTATTCTCTGATTCTTCTCTAAGGAACAATTAGAGGTTATCTTAATAACAGAACCTAAACTAAAACATGATGGACTTAGTCAGGGCGCATTACGGAAGGAAGAAGGCCAGGAAGAGTCTGTGTTATGATGCAACAACATCTAGGTCCCCAATGTCACTCATTGCCCTGTTCTATTCCCAAGGAGAGATCTCATCATTTATGATAACAATTAAAGCAAAACAGGGGACCATACAAAATGAATTATAGAATACACTGAAATTGATTACCAGTTCTAAATTTTTCTAGACAATGGGCAAAACCTCAATGTCTTCAGTAAGTATGGGATAACAGAGTGACAAGGGATTAGGGGAACATATATTGAAAATTATTCCAACAAAGTTAACTTTTCCTGGCTACAGAATTTTGCTGGCTTTGGATAATCTGTGTGGACAGTCCCCCTGATCACACCGAAATAATTTTGTCCTATGTTAGCtaataaaaggattaaaaaaaaaaaaactcccaaagaTTACTAGACTATGAGAAATAAGGGATTGGACAAATAAGATAATGGGAGTCAAGGAGCATCATCCCTTAGCTGAGATAAGAGTATATGCAGGTAACATTTCAATGTCATGGCAACGGTGCCCAGAACAGTACTTCTGTCTCTGAGGATGGAGCCTCCCTTCTCACCTGGAGCAGCTCCATGTCTGGCCTGTGGCACATCTCAGTCAGCTCTCTGTACATTTCTTTCAGACTCTCTTTCTGTTGAGTCATTCTGAATTCACTCTCCCTGAGTTGTTGGAGAGTCTCCTTCGCTTCTTTCTCCAGTGCCTCCAGATGGAGTTGCTCCTCTTCCCGGAGAAACAGGTGGATCCTCTGATACTGAACTTTGATCATTGCCTTTCTTATGGCCACATAGTTCTGCAGAGATAGTGGATTCAAAGAATCACTCATCCTCATTCTCAACAGAAAATGTCAAATATTATTTCCTTACTGTCATCGGGAAAGTTCTTGACAAACTTTCTGCCTCACACCTCAAAGGGTCCTTCCAGCCCATCCTTTCTCTATATTCCTAGTTTCTTTCCCTGTTTAAATCAAGCCATCCGAGGGGTCCCAGGCTCTCTCCCTAGGAGGTTTCTTCAGGGTTCTTAGtccattatttattttgtctcttacttgaatcttcttttctttttgttcctttgcctgactttcctaaatatattttttaaattatgtaaaccCCATattatacagtttaaaaaatattctttatttttcctctagGTACTACTctattcctctcctctcctttagaGCCACACTGAGTGTAATGTTCCCTTATCATCCATATCTGAGAAAGTTTATCCAAATCTTCAAAATTTGGACTATGAATAATTTTCATGCCCTGGTTTTCCCATATACTAGCATTATTTGAAATAGCTTGTATTGGCCTGTATATTTGTGATCACTGATATGTCATTTGAAACCACTACCTCTCCAGGGAAGAGACCACTGTCCTTTAACTGGGAACTTAAACTGAGCTAAAAGTCTAAGCTAGAATTATGTCAATAttcatagaaatgaaaaggaatattTTCATCCTTACCTCTAATGACTGAGTTTTGTGAGTTTCCAGATTCAGATTGTTTTGCATTTCTTGTGTCATTTTCCATAAAGAGCCCATTCTCTTTAGAAGTTTCTCCTGCAAAATACCCATAAGCTTTAGTGACACAGATGATGATACTGTAAATTTCATCCCCTTAATTATGAGCAAAGGGAGTCATTGAAAAACCAGTAATCGTGATTTAAAATGAAGTGATCAGATTTTTCCACATTAATCTAGTCTGAttctaatattttgaatatcagaaATGACAGAGATGTGTCCTGGAAAATTGGAAGAACTTTACAGATGATGGAATCCATTTcctaagaaactgagactcatatGTTTATATAACCTGACTGAGAAAGCCTCAAGCTCACATCAGAAGCCAGTATGCCTGGTGCTGCCACATGccccaggatgcagcatttccaCATGTTTGGACAATTGGGCAACAACATTGAAATGATACATTTCTATCTTGGGACCCACACTGAAAAATCCCCACCTCCACCATCTCCATCCCCATCAACTTCATTATCATCTTCATCTTTCTCTCTGATTTAGGAGCCTATAGGTTCCTAATTGCCTTAGAAGCATCACCTACCCGGTATTCCTCAGCAGCCCATTGTACTGGACTGTGGCCGTGAGCTGCATGCTCTGGGGACTCAGAGCAGGGGCCACAGAGCAGGGTCTTGTCAACCTCACAGAAGAGTCCTTTGGCTTCTTTGTGTGTCACGCAGATCTGCGCCTCCGAGCTGTTGGTTTGTTTAGCTGCGTCCTGTCTGGCGAGGGAAGCCAGACTCTTGAGTACAATATTGGTTTTGAAATCTGGCTTCTCTGATAGTCCCCTGCACTCAGGGCAGCTCTTTGGAGTCTGGTCTTCCTCCCAGCAGAGGTACAGGCAGGGACGGCAAAAGCTGTGCCCACAGTCTATGGTGACGGGGTCTATGAAGTAGTTCATACAGACAGAGCAGGTTAGTTCCTTCTGGAAGGCTTGCATGAATCCTTCGGAATCcatgtttctagaaattaaagagaaaaagcaagagtAATCATTCTTTTACCCtgattagaaaaaacaaaacaaaacaaaaaacagccttTGGACAAAGCTTGTCTGCTTGAACTCTATCTGATTTACCTATTTGCTTACCCCCAGTACAAACCTAGAAGTGGTGAATACAGACAGATTGGGTTCATGCTATAACACAAATGATGAAATTAGAGAAGAGACTACCTAGCaactttattgtttaaaataagcCATGGTCTCAGTCATACCTAAATTACATGGAAAAGCTTAACTATTAGAGCAAAGGCTAAGAGACAGGATGACGCCAGAGTTCTTTTTAATAGCTGATTGGTGCAGAAGCACATAGAGAAtctcaatctctttctctctctctctctccatgactGGTACCCATACATGCACACACTTCATCTCTATGCTAATGGTCTCTATGCCTCCTATCTCCCAAGTGACAGATACCCTTTTCCAAAGACAAAATTGTTTACATATAATTTAAGCTTGTTCAATTTAATCAATGTTGACTGAAATTTTGGAGTCCTAAAACTATAAACAGTTGAGTATTTCCTTCCAACTTAAATAGCAAAACTCTTCCTCTCAAGGAAAAAGTATGCTATTTCTAgctcaggaaaacattttttcccagtcttttcAGACCATCAGAGCACCTTCACATTTCAAACTGGTGAATGTTCAAGCTACAACGATAATCAgtaaaaatccatttttaaaaccaaccaccccccccaaaacaTTATAATTTACACAGCAATTTCCTCTCTACACTAGAATATCCAGAGATGCAATTGATGGAAGCATGACCATAGACCTGTGTTACTGATATTTTCTCATATGATCAATGCCACTTCTTGGGAGTCCCTACCAGGTGATTGGATCTAGTCTGAATACTTTTCAAATCTAGACTGCAAACCGAAGGCTTTCAACAGATAGCAAATAAGACCTTACAAAAATGTATCATAATTAGTTCAATACATTTAACTCATGTTGATCTGTACAAAGACCATGTAATATCTACATTACATTCAGCATTTTAGGTGTTTTATGTGTTCCATAGATACATATAAATGGGAAAATTTAAGACCTAAAAACATCTAATACCACATAaggtaatgaaataaaaattattaaataacaaTATTACAAATATCAATTTATTGCAATTGCTCTAgttacagatactttaaatattGATGTCATTGAAATAAAACGAAGAAAACTACTTGTTTGCTTGGACAAGACCCAAGCAGGCCAAGAGGTAAATGAAAAGTATTTGCATAAGGGAAAGTAGGCATGAAGATATTTGCAATCAATTCCTTGCTTACCAGAGTCTACTGTGAGTGGTCTCACCTCTGGAAGTCTGGACGTCCTGGTAGCCTGTGGAGGTCAGGGTCAACAAGAACTCTCCAAAGCTTGGCAGCTGCACATTCCCTCAGTCTACCTTGGAGAATCAGTCACCTCTGGACAAAGGTGCTTCTTAAAGGATCAGACTCACCTGAGGCCACACCTACTTCCTGAGATTGGATACAACCTTCAGACAGGAAGGTGTGAAAACAGCTGATTGGGTTTGCAGCATATAGAAAACAACACCTGAGGGGTAAGACCCTAAAAGAATACAGACTTCCTTTAGGGTAAATGGAAGAAGGTTGACCCCACACAAGTTGTTTCAAAATACATTTGAACTGAAGAAATGATTTcatgaaatgattttttattcttcaagcaatgacttcataatttttaaaatgtatattcttactctacttttaaaatttgtaatagcTAATGATGTTTCTAGCCATTGTTTATCTGATTAtgcttgaaaataaaacattaattggAATAATTGACACACCTACACTATATACATTTCTCATATAAAAGGGCAACTAGGCATTCAAATGTGGTTTAaataattgtatatataataattGGTGAAATTAACTGTGCTAAGCTTTTTCTTACCTTTAATATTTTATGAGTACTGTGTAATAAATGGTTTATGTCAAAATAAAACCTATTCTTTGGACtcatatatttgtaaatacttttaatcagaatactttatatatattatatatataacatatacatcaatggatatattcatattaaaatataaatataatgtagTAACTACTTTTACAATATTTATGTGAATAATTatctttaataaaatgaataaagaaaattggTTTTTCgggaggtataattgacatataacattatataagattCAGATATACAAGCCGAATGATTtgttattcatatatattatgaaatagtcaccaccataagtctagttaacattcgtCACACTGCATAGTTACAAATACTTTTTCTGGTgaagagaattttcttttttatgttcatttatttatttatttatttattttcttgttagtcatccatttcatacacatcagtgtatacatgtcaaacccaatcacccaattcatcacactacaacccccaacccccgccgctttcccctcttggtgtccatatgtttgttctctacatctgtgtctcaatttctgctctgcaaaccggttcatctgtaccgttttctAGGTTCTGAGATCTGAATATTTTCTTGCCTGGGGAGCTGAGTCATTCACTTCTGGTCAGCATCAGTGGGAGGTGGATGTGGCGGGCTGTTGCAGCTGGGCGATTGGATTTTGTAATGATACTTGGACAAGGAAGAGTGACATGGTACTTGTCTCGGAGGgaatttttctacttctttgcaTCAAAGGGAACAACCAGTGCAGTCTCTTTACCTCCTCCCCACTATCATCTCAATATGTCAGAAGGCCTCTGGGCCACGTGTGGGTGTTCCTGGATTACGATGGTGGTGTCCTGAGCTTTGTCAA from Eubalaena glacialis isolate mEubGla1 chromosome 10, mEubGla1.1.hap2.+ XY, whole genome shotgun sequence harbors:
- the LOC133099851 gene encoding tripartite motif-containing protein 64-like; translation: MDSEGFMQAFQKELTCSVCMNYFIDPVTIDCGHSFCRPCLYLCWEEDQTPKSCPECRGLSEKPDFKTNIVLKSLASLARQDAAKQTNSSEAQICVTHKEAKGLFCEVDKTLLCGPCSESPEHAAHGHSPVQWAAEEYREKLLKRMGSLWKMTQEMQNNLNLETHKTQSLENYVAIRKAMIKVQYQRIHLFLREEEQLHLEALEKEAKETLQQLRESEFRMTQQKESLKEMYRELTEMCHRPDMELLQDLGNVLERTDLVQMQKPQPVNPELTSWPVTGILDMLNNFRVDNVLSQKTTIHNVSLSEDDTTVIYGDDHHGVSREPQGAESFVAWGAVVFTSGRHYWEVDVTHSSNWILGVCKDILPSNTVISIDSEEAFLLFSMKVNNHYILSTNSPPLIQYVQRPLGGIGVFLDYDNGIVSFYDVCRSSLIYSFFPSFFSSPLKPFLCLRSP